The DNA segment GGCTCATCACCTGCGGGAATGGTGTCGGCAATGCGCCAGCGATCGGTGCGTCGCAGGGCGTCGAGGGCGTCGGGCAGGCTGTTGTAGTGACGGCTGAGGTCGTCCAGGCTCAGGCGCCAGCGGCGTGTCAGGGGCTGGTAGGCCAGGCGCCAGCGGCGGGTGGCGCTGCCGCGTGATTGGTCTGTCCAGTACCAGCGGCTGCGAAACACCTCGGCTTCGGCCACGAACACCACGGCCACGCCCTTGCTCAAGGCTTGTTCCAGGTCCTTGGGGAGATCAAGCCGCACGCGGTAGCTC comes from the Erythrobacter sp. YJ-T3-07 genome and includes:
- a CDS encoding DUF4390 domain-containing protein, whose product is MLAATLAPAGRLAHADNIPTHHSLELDRLSVQRSDEGLLLSYRVRLDLPKDLEQALSKGVAVVFVAEAEVFRSRWYWTDQSRGSATRRWRLAYQPLTRRWRLSLDDLSRHYNSLPDALDALRRTDRWRIADTIPAGDEP